The Brasilonema sennae CENA114 genome includes a region encoding these proteins:
- a CDS encoding fatty acid desaturase family protein — MTQTQTRVTFAKNVGFRKELNKRVDAYFESQNIAKRDNLAMYLKSAIILGWVISAWTFTLFGPPIMWMKVFGCVLLGLGIAGVGFSVGHDANHGGYSSRKWVNSIFGLTYDVIGLSSYLWRFRHNYLHHTYTNILGHDVEIHGDGLLRMSPYMEQRWYHKFQHLFILLVYTIIPFYWSAADIHLALFKRKYHEHIIPTPKPLEMLILLGGKVIWLGLFLGIPIAVGYTPLQVIVGFSIAYMTYGLLICNVFMLAHVLAPVEFLQPHPESNDIDDEWAIAQVKTTVDFAPKNTFLNWYLGGLNYQVVHHLFPQICHIHYPKIAPILAEVCVDFGVPYSVYPTFGEALVANFRWLKLMGTSPQESTAL; from the coding sequence ATGACACAGACACAAACGAGAGTGACGTTTGCCAAGAACGTTGGTTTTAGAAAGGAACTCAATAAACGAGTTGACGCTTATTTTGAATCACAGAACATTGCGAAGCGCGATAATCTCGCAATGTACCTCAAAAGTGCAATTATCTTGGGATGGGTCATTTCTGCTTGGACATTTACTCTTTTTGGTCCACCGATAATGTGGATGAAGGTATTTGGCTGTGTTCTTCTAGGATTAGGTATTGCTGGCGTTGGTTTTAGTGTAGGGCACGATGCCAATCATGGTGGTTATTCTAGTCGCAAATGGGTAAATTCTATTTTTGGTTTAACTTATGATGTGATTGGTTTATCCAGTTATTTGTGGCGATTTCGTCATAATTATCTGCATCATACATATACCAATATATTAGGACATGATGTAGAAATACATGGAGATGGATTATTGCGTATGTCTCCATATATGGAACAGAGATGGTATCATAAATTCCAACACTTATTCATTTTACTGGTCTATACAATTATTCCGTTTTATTGGTCTGCTGCTGATATCCATCTGGCTTTATTCAAGCGCAAATATCATGAGCATATCATTCCTACGCCCAAGCCTTTGGAAATGCTCATATTGTTAGGGGGTAAAGTCATTTGGCTGGGACTATTTTTAGGAATACCAATTGCCGTGGGATATACTCCCCTACAAGTAATTGTAGGATTTAGCATTGCTTACATGACCTATGGGCTGCTGATTTGCAATGTTTTCATGTTAGCTCATGTTCTCGCTCCAGTAGAGTTTCTTCAACCACATCCTGAGTCAAACGATATTGACGATGAATGGGCAATAGCTCAAGTCAAAACAACAGTTGATTTTGCACCAAAGAATACTTTTTTAAATTGGTATTTGGGTGGTCTTAACTATCAGGTTGTTCATCATTTGTTTCCCCAAATTTGTCATATTCACTATCCGAAAATAGCTCCAATCTTGGCAGAAGTTTGTGTTGATTTTGGCGTTCCATACAGTGTGTATCCAACATTTGGAGAAGCACTTGTTGCGAACTTTCGTTGGTTGAAATTAATGGGTACTTCGCCTCAGGAAAGCACTGCTTTATAA
- a CDS encoding DUF6825 family protein produces the protein MTNPLLQSFFVGRAAAEILTERLEFAITDALSELGKWDAETREQMRQFTEEVIERANRTADAAGATQTTGGYGETGSTSVDLQATIDELRAEIATLRTELQRYRTGNSL, from the coding sequence ATGACTAACCCCCTTCTACAATCCTTTTTCGTCGGTAGAGCAGCTGCGGAAATCCTCACCGAGAGATTGGAGTTCGCCATTACAGATGCTTTATCGGAACTCGGCAAATGGGACGCTGAAACTAGAGAGCAAATGCGCCAATTTACTGAAGAGGTCATAGAGCGGGCAAATCGTACAGCAGATGCTGCTGGTGCGACTCAAACAACAGGCGGCTATGGAGAAACTGGTTCAACGTCAGTTGACTTACAAGCCACGATTGATGAACTACGAGCAGAAATAGCTACATTGCGAACAGAATTACAACGCTATCGCACTGGAAATTCTTTGTAG
- a CDS encoding peptidoglycan-binding domain-containing protein, producing MATTFAVLKEGSTGASVSELQKNLTTLKYYTGGIDGNFGSKTKDAVIKFQQSHAVKVDGIVGYETQAAILREVWISKQPTLKEGSQGQEVKNLQELLNGTGELPKGQFGTIKVDGVFGPNTKAAVIKFQKSTDIAADGVVGLKTWKQLSFRKSYNMSPEQIVLNGIFNLA from the coding sequence ATGGCTACTACATTTGCAGTTCTCAAAGAAGGTTCAACTGGCGCTAGTGTTAGCGAATTGCAGAAAAACTTGACCACATTAAAGTATTACACAGGTGGTATCGATGGTAACTTTGGCAGCAAAACAAAAGATGCTGTTATCAAGTTTCAACAATCACACGCCGTCAAAGTTGATGGTATCGTTGGTTATGAAACCCAAGCTGCGATACTACGTGAAGTTTGGATCTCCAAGCAACCAACCTTAAAAGAAGGTTCACAAGGTCAAGAAGTTAAAAATCTTCAGGAGTTGCTAAATGGCACTGGCGAACTTCCTAAAGGTCAGTTTGGTACAATTAAAGTTGACGGTGTTTTTGGTCCAAATACTAAAGCTGCTGTTATCAAGTTTCAAAAATCTACTGATATCGCAGCAGATGGTGTTGTTGGACTTAAAACATGGAAGCAATTATCTTTCCGCAAGTCTTATAATATGTCTCCGGAACAAATTGTTCTCAATGGAATTTTTAACTTAGCTTGA
- the ribH gene encoding 6,7-dimethyl-8-ribityllumazine synthase — protein sequence MAVFEGTFTQAEPLRFGIVIGRFNDLVTSKLVEGCQDCLKRHGIDVNPNGSQVDYIYVPGSFEVPVVARQLAVSGRYDAVICLGAVIRGQTPHFDYVSSEVAKGIAAAAFQTGVPVVFGILTVDSMQQALERAGIKSNHGWDYAMSALEMASLMRQLRSNLTEPFSGHSLSSASLKSASVGQLSAE from the coding sequence ATGGCAGTTTTTGAGGGAACTTTTACTCAGGCAGAACCTTTGCGGTTTGGAATTGTTATTGGTCGATTCAATGACCTTGTAACTAGCAAGCTGGTGGAAGGTTGTCAAGATTGCTTGAAACGCCACGGTATTGATGTCAATCCTAACGGCTCTCAGGTAGACTACATTTACGTACCAGGCAGTTTTGAAGTTCCAGTTGTGGCTCGCCAATTGGCAGTCTCTGGTCGTTATGATGCGGTTATTTGTCTGGGTGCTGTGATCCGAGGACAAACACCTCATTTTGATTACGTTTCTTCTGAGGTCGCTAAAGGAATTGCTGCTGCTGCGTTTCAAACTGGTGTTCCTGTGGTTTTTGGCATTTTAACAGTGGACTCCATGCAGCAAGCTTTAGAACGTGCTGGCATTAAAAGTAATCATGGTTGGGATTACGCCATGAGTGCTTTAGAAATGGCTAGTTTGATGCGGCAATTACGTTCAAACCTCACAGAGCCTTTTTCTGGTCATTCTCTCTCGTCAGCATCGCTGAAAAGTGCCAGCGTAGGACAGCTGTCTGCAGAATAG
- a CDS encoding CBS domain-containing protein: protein MDLILCHTTADFDSLGAAVGLTRLLPGSKIVLSGGSHPSVGDFLALHRDEYQLMERRSVNPDEIRSLIVVDTQQRDRIGKAAEWLELPHIKKIIIYDHHQEQLGDIPATEINISPVGATTTLIVEQLQKQHISLTAAEATVMALGIHVDTGSLTFDYTTPRDALALAWLMQQGASLSVVSQYVDPGLSPQLQQLLKVSLEKIQHIYIRGNKIAWVNLKTDNFVPGLSSLASQLVELTEIDALLLFNEYALAEGESRLTVIGRSQIQGIHLNELFQPLGGGGHSQAASLNLRGVNSQEILNQLLEGIKATIPYPPITRDLMSSPVRTIRPETTIAEAQRTLLRYGHSGLCVADAQGQLLGIISRRDLDIALHHGFSHAPVKGYMTVNMRTITPETTLPEIESVMVTYDIGRLPVLENGQLVGIVTRTDVLRQLHQEQQRGRGKEEQSGGGGQKNIKSPTLEELHSRLAPQLWQLLTKASQEAEKRGWHLYLVGGAVRDLLLAEEASGTLLIKDIDLVVDGFHKTAEVGAGVELAKALQQLYPTARLEIHGAFQTAALLWHKDPELDSLWVDIATARTEFYPYPAANPEVEASSIRQDLYRRDFTINAMALQLTPPRAGALLDFFGGLLDLQAKQIRVLHANSFIEDPTRIYRGVRFAMRLGFHLEPQTEEYIRYAINSGVYDRTTRENSKTPALQTRLKTELKHILEAPYWKPALQLLGDLGALQCIHPTLKIDEELLGQLRLLERCLRRFDSQQTLIHWQMRLEALIAHLAAEYRGHVAKNLQLPEDSINRLYCIAQHQQKVNKNISSLEAEGGVDEVRPSQIEQLLRQYDVPMLILIAVQSSRGVRRKIWQYLTVWRNIQPILNGNDLRKLGYKPGPQYRQMLNDLLAATLDGVVCNRDEAEEFLAKHYPQL, encoded by the coding sequence ATGGATTTAATTCTGTGCCATACAACAGCTGATTTTGACTCACTAGGAGCCGCAGTAGGACTGACACGCCTGTTACCTGGAAGTAAGATTGTGTTGAGTGGCGGTTCTCATCCAAGCGTAGGAGATTTTTTGGCACTGCATCGGGATGAGTATCAGCTGATGGAACGACGTTCGGTTAATCCCGACGAAATTCGTTCTTTAATTGTGGTGGATACGCAACAGCGCGATCGCATCGGCAAAGCTGCTGAGTGGTTAGAGCTACCCCATATTAAGAAAATTATCATTTATGACCATCACCAAGAACAACTTGGGGATATTCCCGCTACAGAAATAAACATTTCCCCTGTTGGAGCGACAACAACTCTAATTGTCGAGCAATTGCAAAAACAACACATTTCCCTGACAGCCGCAGAAGCAACTGTGATGGCATTAGGTATCCATGTGGATACTGGCTCTCTGACATTTGACTACACTACACCACGGGATGCCCTAGCCTTGGCTTGGTTGATGCAACAAGGGGCAAGTTTATCAGTCGTGAGTCAATATGTTGATCCTGGTCTTTCTCCCCAATTGCAACAACTCTTAAAGGTGTCGCTGGAAAAAATACAACATATATATATTAGGGGAAATAAAATTGCCTGGGTCAATTTGAAAACAGATAATTTCGTACCAGGATTGTCAAGTCTTGCCTCACAGTTGGTAGAGTTAACAGAAATAGATGCCTTACTGCTTTTCAACGAGTATGCTCTAGCAGAAGGTGAATCACGCTTGACAGTGATTGGGCGTTCCCAAATTCAAGGAATTCATCTCAATGAGTTATTCCAACCCCTGGGTGGCGGTGGACATTCCCAAGCAGCATCGCTGAACTTAAGAGGCGTAAACTCACAAGAAATTTTAAACCAACTCCTTGAGGGGATAAAAGCAACAATTCCCTATCCTCCTATTACCCGAGACTTGATGTCTTCCCCAGTTCGCACCATTCGTCCAGAAACCACAATTGCGGAAGCGCAGCGCACTTTATTACGCTACGGACACTCTGGTTTGTGTGTCGCTGATGCCCAAGGACAACTACTAGGTATTATTTCCCGACGAGACTTAGATATTGCCCTACATCACGGCTTTAGTCATGCTCCCGTTAAAGGTTACATGACAGTCAACATGAGGACAATTACCCCAGAGACGACACTGCCAGAAATCGAGTCAGTGATGGTGACATATGATATCGGACGCTTGCCAGTATTGGAAAACGGGCAGTTAGTCGGAATTGTTACACGTACTGATGTTTTGCGGCAATTGCATCAGGAACAACAGAGGGGGAGAGGGAAAGAGGAACAGAGTGGAGGAGGGGGACAAAAAAATATTAAATCTCCCACTCTAGAGGAATTACATTCACGGCTTGCACCGCAGTTGTGGCAATTGTTAACTAAAGCATCACAAGAAGCAGAAAAACGCGGTTGGCATCTTTACCTTGTTGGGGGAGCAGTACGCGACTTGCTACTTGCTGAAGAAGCTTCTGGCACTTTATTGATTAAAGATATTGACTTAGTCGTTGATGGTTTTCACAAAACAGCAGAAGTGGGTGCTGGTGTGGAACTGGCAAAAGCACTACAGCAACTTTACCCAACAGCACGTTTAGAAATTCATGGGGCTTTTCAAACTGCAGCTTTGCTGTGGCATAAAGATCCAGAATTAGATTCATTATGGGTAGACATTGCCACTGCTAGAACAGAATTCTATCCTTACCCCGCAGCAAATCCTGAAGTTGAGGCGAGTTCGATTCGTCAAGATTTGTATCGCCGAGATTTTACCATCAACGCAATGGCACTGCAACTGACGCCTCCCCGCGCTGGTGCATTACTCGATTTTTTTGGCGGGTTGCTTGATTTACAGGCAAAGCAAATTCGGGTGTTGCATGCTAACAGCTTTATTGAAGATCCCACCCGCATCTATCGCGGTGTACGCTTTGCTATGCGGCTCGGATTTCACTTAGAGCCTCAAACAGAAGAATATATCCGCTATGCTATCAACAGCGGCGTTTACGATCGCACCACCCGAGAAAATAGCAAAACCCCAGCACTGCAAACTCGACTGAAAACGGAATTGAAACATATCCTAGAAGCCCCCTACTGGAAGCCAGCTTTGCAATTACTGGGAGACTTGGGAGCTTTGCAGTGTATTCATCCCACCCTCAAGATAGACGAGGAACTTCTGGGGCAATTGCGTTTGTTAGAACGTTGTTTACGACGCTTTGACTCTCAGCAAACCCTCATCCACTGGCAAATGCGCTTGGAAGCTCTCATTGCCCACTTAGCAGCAGAATACCGAGGACATGTGGCAAAAAATCTGCAATTGCCCGAAGATAGCATCAACCGGTTATATTGCATTGCACAACATCAACAAAAAGTCAATAAAAATATCTCCTCTTTGGAAGCAGAGGGAGGAGTGGATGAGGTACGTCCCAGTCAAATCGAACAGTTATTGCGTCAGTACGATGTACCAATGCTGATTTTAATCGCTGTGCAAAGTTCAAGAGGTGTCAGGCGTAAGATTTGGCAATATTTGACTGTTTGGCGTAACATTCAGCCCATTTTAAATGGAAATGATTTGAGGAAACTGGGATACAAACCAGGACCCCAGTATCGGCAAATGCTTAATGATTTACTTGCTGCTACGTTGGATGGAGTTGTTTGCAATAGGGATGAGGCTGAGGAGTTTTTGGCGAAACATTATCCTCAGTTGTGA
- the abc-f gene encoding ribosomal protection-like ABC-F family protein yields the protein MQKKSIVLAENLAYELSSTRTLFKGVQISIGEGERIALVGSNGVGKSTLLKILAGQLNPTTGSVTRHETIYYLPQISTIKQDIKADTVFNYLSSISEEWWKIEEILEARFSTTLDLSLPLFNLSGGELTKLFMAIGLSSEPKVLLLDEPTNHMDLMALESLRNFLNDFDGAFVIVSHKPFFLDQVTDMTWELTPEGVKVYGGNFSLYREQKEIELEARVRSHEVARKELKRTKASALQEQQRAAQSSKNGRAKFLNGSVDRAAAGLLKTKAEVSAGIAKNRHEAAVAKATQRVAETKVKTTKATSLQLEERSQKRRNLIDIQGANLKVGEHLLISNIQLHVSSGDRIVIAGANGSGKSSLAKAILKMENTTAILESGEILLAPAMKAVYLDQTYELVNRKQTILENMQAANPNLNYQLLRQQLGHFLFKEDDVHKSASVLSGGELARLAIAIISISQIDLLILDEPTNNLDLETVDQMIEGINDYQGALWVISHDLDFLSRINITQAYKLSEQEFEQMTYLPTESDMYYQELLGSQDG from the coding sequence ATGCAGAAAAAATCAATAGTTTTAGCTGAGAATTTAGCTTACGAACTCAGTTCAACCAGGACTTTATTTAAAGGTGTTCAAATAAGCATTGGAGAAGGTGAGCGCATTGCTTTAGTCGGTTCCAATGGTGTTGGTAAATCTACCCTGTTAAAGATTCTTGCAGGTCAACTCAACCCCACGACAGGTTCTGTTACACGTCATGAAACAATTTACTATTTGCCTCAAATCAGTACCATAAAACAGGACATCAAAGCAGATACGGTCTTCAATTACCTGAGTTCTATTTCTGAGGAATGGTGGAAAATTGAAGAGATTTTAGAAGCAAGATTCAGCACGACACTTGATTTATCCTTACCACTTTTTAATTTGAGTGGTGGGGAACTCACAAAACTATTTATGGCTATTGGTTTATCAAGTGAACCAAAGGTTTTACTGCTGGATGAGCCAACGAATCATATGGACTTGATGGCGTTAGAAAGTTTGAGAAATTTTCTTAATGACTTTGATGGAGCATTTGTTATTGTCTCGCACAAACCATTTTTTCTAGACCAAGTGACTGATATGACTTGGGAACTAACACCAGAGGGTGTGAAAGTTTACGGAGGAAATTTTTCGCTGTATCGAGAACAAAAGGAAATAGAATTGGAGGCGAGAGTGCGATCGCACGAAGTCGCAAGAAAAGAACTCAAACGCACCAAAGCTTCAGCGTTACAGGAACAGCAACGAGCAGCTCAATCTAGCAAAAATGGTCGAGCCAAATTTCTCAACGGTAGTGTAGATAGAGCAGCTGCAGGACTGCTTAAAACAAAAGCCGAGGTTTCAGCAGGAATTGCAAAAAACAGACATGAAGCGGCGGTAGCAAAGGCGACTCAAAGAGTTGCAGAAACTAAGGTTAAAACAACGAAGGCAACAAGTCTTCAACTAGAAGAAAGAAGCCAAAAACGCAGAAACCTTATTGATATTCAGGGTGCAAATCTCAAGGTAGGAGAACACCTGCTGATTTCAAATATCCAGCTTCATGTGTCCTCTGGTGACAGAATAGTTATTGCTGGTGCTAATGGTTCAGGTAAATCTAGTCTGGCAAAAGCGATTTTGAAAATGGAGAATACAACAGCGATTTTGGAGTCAGGTGAGATTTTACTTGCTCCTGCTATGAAAGCTGTGTACCTCGACCAAACTTATGAACTGGTGAATCGAAAGCAGACGATTCTGGAAAATATGCAAGCTGCTAATCCTAATCTCAACTATCAGCTTTTGCGTCAGCAGTTGGGACACTTCCTTTTTAAAGAGGATGATGTACACAAAAGCGCATCGGTGTTAAGTGGAGGTGAGTTGGCAAGGTTGGCGATCGCCATCATTAGTATTTCACAAATCGACCTGCTGATTCTCGATGAGCCAACGAATAACCTGGATCTTGAAACGGTTGACCAAATGATTGAGGGTATCAATGACTACCAAGGTGCGCTTTGGGTCATTTCCCACGATTTGGATTTCTTGAGTCGGATTAATATCACTCAAGCTTACAAGTTGAGTGAGCAAGAGTTTGAACAGATGACATATTTACCTACTGAATCGGATATGTATTATCAAGAACTACTAGGCTCTCAAGATGGATAA
- a CDS encoding glutamate-5-semialdehyde dehydrogenase — MTVDAFDLSPEPVERTRRAHQAALKLGSTKGVDRSRAVLAMAQAMAASFDDILEANTLDLEASREMAVPDLILDWLKLTPKRLEMAVDILQRLGELSDPLRRVRHADYQLDDSQSYTQLMPLGVIAFIYEAFPELGAIAAGLCIKTGNSLILRGGTEASNSNAAIADALVSAVTEVGLPLGCLQLITPEEGSSIRDIVTQDQCLNLVIPYGRSNLIQQVVRHSTAPVLKSAMGNCYLYWSPNGSLEMVRWLIIDSHQSEPDPVNAIEKVLIHRQALPSSLLTLWNSLKEKGFEIKGDAELVESFPQLQLAKEQEWGNAYLTKTIAFKLVDSLEAAIAWINQYSSGHADCIVTESYQESRQFALGVNSASSYINASPRFSRNPSRGDAVFLGMSNQKGHRRGLISLESLTTVKHIVQGNGRF, encoded by the coding sequence ATGACAGTGGATGCTTTTGATCTTAGCCCCGAACCAGTTGAGCGCACAAGACGCGCTCATCAAGCTGCTCTAAAGCTAGGAAGCACAAAAGGAGTAGACAGAAGTCGTGCTGTGTTAGCGATGGCACAGGCGATGGCAGCTTCATTTGACGACATTCTAGAAGCAAACACCTTGGATCTAGAAGCGAGTCGAGAAATGGCGGTGCCAGATTTAATTCTCGATTGGCTGAAGCTGACTCCCAAACGGTTGGAAATGGCGGTAGATATATTGCAGCGTTTGGGAGAATTATCAGATCCACTGCGGCGAGTCAGACATGCTGATTATCAACTAGATGACTCTCAGAGTTATACACAGTTAATGCCTTTGGGTGTGATTGCGTTTATTTATGAGGCGTTTCCAGAATTGGGAGCGATCGCAGCAGGATTGTGTATAAAAACAGGCAACAGTCTGATCCTCAGAGGGGGTACTGAAGCTAGTAATTCTAACGCGGCGATCGCCGACGCACTGGTGAGTGCTGTGACTGAAGTTGGTTTACCACTAGGTTGTTTACAGCTGATAACACCAGAAGAAGGAAGTTCCATACGGGATATAGTGACGCAAGACCAATGCTTGAATTTAGTGATTCCCTATGGACGTTCTAACTTGATACAGCAAGTGGTGCGCCACTCCACCGCCCCAGTTCTCAAATCAGCTATGGGCAACTGTTACCTTTACTGGTCGCCGAATGGTAGCTTAGAAATGGTGCGCTGGCTGATTATAGACAGCCATCAAAGTGAACCAGATCCGGTGAACGCAATTGAAAAAGTACTGATTCATCGACAAGCCTTGCCATCTTCTTTACTGACATTGTGGAATAGCTTAAAGGAGAAGGGGTTTGAAATTAAGGGAGATGCCGAATTGGTTGAATCCTTTCCTCAGTTACAGTTAGCTAAAGAACAAGAATGGGGAAACGCTTATTTAACCAAGACAATTGCTTTTAAATTGGTAGATAGTTTAGAGGCTGCGATCGCCTGGATTAATCAGTACAGCAGCGGTCATGCTGACTGTATTGTTACTGAATCTTACCAGGAAAGTCGGCAGTTTGCCTTGGGTGTGAATAGTGCCTCTAGCTACATCAACGCTTCTCCACGTTTTTCTAGAAACCCGTCGCGAGGAGATGCGGTGTTTCTCGGGATGTCCAACCAAAAAGGTCATCGACGCGGATTGATTAGCTTAGAAAGCCTGACGACTGTTAAGCATATTGTTCAGGGGAATGGACGATTTTAA
- a CDS encoding fatty acid desaturase, giving the protein MQSNIIKLNNPHDVESLEDTTKLPFTLQDLKAAIPSECFQPNVGKSLFYFFRDILIIGLLYAVAHYLNSWFFWPIFWVMQGTMFWALFVVGHDCGHQSFSKKKWLNDLIGHLCHTPILVPYHGWRISHRTHHKNTGNLDNDESWYPPTESKYKVLNWVHDIGRDYLFLLVYPVYLFTGNPDKRGSHFLPSSRFFKPSEKWDVITSTTLWTLMVGLLLFFTYQWGWMWLLKYYVGPYLVFVIWLDLVTYLHHTDPDIPWYRGEDWTFLKGAISSIDRDYGFINHIHHDIGTHVAHHIFLNIPHYNLKKATEAIKPIMGDYFRKSDLPIWTALRRSSSSCGFVPETGGKVYYISKKKLAKG; this is encoded by the coding sequence GTGCAATCAAATATTATCAAGTTAAATAATCCTCATGACGTTGAATCTCTTGAGGATACAACCAAGCTGCCCTTCACGCTTCAAGATTTGAAAGCTGCAATCCCATCTGAATGTTTTCAGCCCAATGTCGGGAAATCACTCTTCTACTTTTTTCGTGACATCCTGATTATCGGTTTACTTTATGCAGTTGCTCATTATCTAAATTCTTGGTTCTTCTGGCCAATTTTCTGGGTGATGCAAGGAACGATGTTTTGGGCTTTGTTTGTCGTTGGACATGACTGCGGACACCAATCTTTTTCTAAGAAGAAATGGCTTAATGATTTGATTGGACATCTTTGCCATACACCGATACTTGTTCCATATCACGGGTGGCGAATTAGCCATAGAACTCACCACAAAAATACTGGTAACCTCGATAATGATGAAAGCTGGTACCCACCAACAGAGTCAAAGTACAAAGTGCTGAATTGGGTACATGATATAGGTCGAGATTACTTGTTTTTATTAGTTTATCCGGTGTATTTGTTTACTGGTAATCCTGATAAACGAGGCTCTCACTTTTTACCTAGCAGCCGATTTTTCAAACCCTCAGAAAAATGGGATGTCATCACCAGCACCACACTCTGGACTTTAATGGTAGGTTTGCTGTTGTTCTTCACCTATCAATGGGGTTGGATGTGGTTGTTGAAATACTACGTTGGACCTTATCTTGTCTTTGTCATTTGGCTAGACTTAGTCACATATTTGCACCATACTGACCCGGATATTCCCTGGTATCGTGGAGAGGATTGGACTTTCCTCAAAGGTGCTATTTCTAGCATTGACCGTGATTACGGTTTTATCAATCACATCCATCATGATATCGGTACTCATGTTGCTCACCACATCTTCCTGAACATTCCTCACTACAATTTGAAAAAGGCAACTGAGGCTATTAAACCAATTATGGGTGACTATTTCCGCAAATCTGATCTACCCATTTGGACTGCATTACGCCGTTCGTCCAGTAGCTGTGGTTTTGTTCCGGAGACTGGAGGAAAAGTTTACTATATATCCAAGAAAAAATTAGCTAAAGGCTAA
- the psbZ gene encoding photosystem II reaction center protein PsbZ, with amino-acid sequence MTFIFQLALLALVSLSFVLVIGVPVAYATPQNWNESRKLLWIGSGAWIILVLVVGALNFLVV; translated from the coding sequence ATGACTTTTATATTCCAACTGGCTTTATTAGCTCTGGTTTCGCTGTCTTTTGTTCTGGTCATTGGCGTTCCTGTTGCCTATGCGACTCCACAGAACTGGAATGAATCTAGAAAACTGCTGTGGATTGGTTCAGGAGCTTGGATCATTTTAGTGCTTGTCGTTGGGGCGTTAAACTTTCTCGTCGTTTAA
- a CDS encoding fatty acid desaturase, giving the protein MTTSTIESHESAHELGNSDLKLKDIIKSLPRECFEQNRRKAWTKVLLSVSMVCLGYFSLIIAPWFLLPLAWIFTGTALTGFFVIGHDCAHRSFAKRRWVNDLVGHLIMMPLIYPFHSWRIQHNYHHAHTNKLDEDNAWQPISTTLYESCGKIKQWGFKAFLRYRLWWIGSIIHCGVLHFNWSLFQKKDQASVKFSVAVVVLFAAIAFPILIATTGIWGFVKFWLLPWLVYHFWMSTFTLVHHTAPDVPFVAESKWNQAIAQLNGTVHCDYPSWVEILCHDINVHVPHHISTAIPSYNLRMAYGSIKENWQTYLHDECRFSFSLMKRITDQCHLYRADSGYQSFKDYFAGR; this is encoded by the coding sequence ATGACTACATCAACAATCGAAAGCCACGAGTCAGCTCATGAGCTTGGTAATTCCGACCTTAAGCTAAAAGATATTATCAAAAGCTTGCCACGAGAATGTTTTGAGCAGAATCGCCGCAAAGCCTGGACAAAAGTTCTGCTCAGTGTTTCGATGGTCTGCCTGGGCTATTTCAGCTTGATCATCGCTCCTTGGTTTCTCTTACCTCTAGCGTGGATTTTTACGGGTACTGCTTTAACCGGTTTTTTTGTCATCGGTCATGATTGTGCTCATCGTTCATTCGCTAAACGTCGCTGGGTCAACGATTTAGTGGGACATTTGATAATGATGCCGTTGATTTACCCGTTCCACAGTTGGCGTATTCAGCACAATTATCATCACGCTCACACTAACAAGCTGGATGAGGATAACGCTTGGCAGCCCATTTCCACAACACTTTATGAAAGTTGTGGAAAAATTAAGCAGTGGGGTTTCAAGGCGTTTCTACGGTATCGATTGTGGTGGATAGGCTCAATCATTCACTGCGGAGTTTTACACTTTAATTGGTCTTTATTCCAGAAGAAAGACCAAGCAAGTGTGAAGTTTTCTGTGGCTGTCGTCGTGCTTTTTGCTGCGATCGCATTCCCCATCCTCATCGCCACAACCGGGATCTGGGGATTTGTGAAATTCTGGCTGCTTCCGTGGCTGGTTTACCATTTTTGGATGAGTACCTTTACATTGGTTCACCATACTGCCCCGGACGTTCCTTTTGTGGCAGAATCTAAGTGGAACCAAGCCATAGCACAGCTAAATGGCACAGTTCATTGCGATTACCCCTCCTGGGTAGAAATCCTCTGCCACGATATTAATGTCCACGTCCCCCATCACATTTCAACTGCTATTCCTTCTTATAATTTGCGGATGGCTTATGGCAGTATCAAAGAAAATTGGCAAACGTATTTGCATGATGAGTGTCGGTTTTCCTTTTCTTTAATGAAGCGAATTACAGATCAGTGTCACCTGTATAGAGCCGATAGTGGCTATCAGTCTTTTAAAGACTATTTTGCAGGACGATAA